Genomic window (Desulfovibrio sp. TomC):
CCTGGCCGGACAGGACGCGCCCGTCTGCCCGGCCAGGGAGGCCTGTGTACCTTTCAGACATGCTCGGCCGACGGCTGACCAGGGCGACTGGGGTGATTGGAACCGGCCGGCATGTCTGCATCGCCCTGAGCCGGGGGCAGGTGTTATTTCTCGGCCGTAAAATCCAGGCGCACCACCACGGTCGGATCAAGCACCTGGAAGGTGAAGGACTCCAGGAAAAACAGCGCCACTTTCTCGGTGTCGTGGGAGGCGTAGCCGATGGCAATATCGCCGCCAAGGGTCATTTCCAGGTCGCCGCCCCGGGTGGAGAGGACGTAGGCCTCCTCGATAAAGGGACTGACAATGACCTGACCGCCAAGCATGGTTTCCAGATACTGGGACAAGGGGTAGCCCCGGACGTGGCCGGAAAGGGCCACCCACATTTCCGGTCCCACCACCAGGGCGTAGGGACCCTCGACCGAAGTCTTGCGCAGGGCGGTGAGCGCCTTGGACACCTTGTCGGCAATGTCCTCGGGATCGCCCGAAACCAGCATCCGGGTTTGGCTGGAGACTTCCGACAAGCCCTTGATGCCGGCCGGGGCAAACCCATGGTAAAGGGCCTCCTCTTCGAACCGGGCCAGCTTTTCGGCGGCTTGGTCCAGGGCGGCCAGATCGATGTCCTTGCCGCCCCGGGCCGCATTGTCGATTTCCGCGATGTCCAGGGTGAAGGGGACTTTGACCTCGACGAGCGGCTTGACCTGATGCAGGCCGTAGGTGATGCCGGAGACCGACTGGGCCTTGGCGTATTCGATGCGCCCCAGCGGCACGGCAGCGAATTCCCAGCCAAGCGGGCCGGCGACGTCCACCACCCGGCGGCCGGACAGCATGGTGGTGAGCGTCTGGCGGGCGCGGCTGTCTACGGCCTGCCAGGCGGCGGCGGTTATCGGGGCGAGATCGCGTTTTAAAATATCCATGGCGTCTCCCATGCGTGGTTAGCAGGTTCCACTTGGCGCATAGTCCG
Coding sequences:
- a CDS encoding family 1 encapsulin nanocompartment shell protein; amino-acid sequence: MDILKRDLAPITAAAWQAVDSRARQTLTTMLSGRRVVDVAGPLGWEFAAVPLGRIEYAKAQSVSGITYGLHQVKPLVEVKVPFTLDIAEIDNAARGGKDIDLAALDQAAEKLARFEEEALYHGFAPAGIKGLSEVSSQTRMLVSGDPEDIADKVSKALTALRKTSVEGPYALVVGPEMWVALSGHVRGYPLSQYLETMLGGQVIVSPFIEEAYVLSTRGGDLEMTLGGDIAIGYASHDTEKVALFFLESFTFQVLDPTVVVRLDFTAEK